In Nycticebus coucang isolate mNycCou1 chromosome 5, mNycCou1.pri, whole genome shotgun sequence, the DNA window CTATGTTTACGGTATGGAGatttcacaaagaaataaatatagacttatcatttgatccagcaatcccactactggctatctattcaaaggaaaagaagtcattctgtgaaaaagacacctgcactcaaatgtttatcacatcACAACtcgcaattgcaaagatgtggaatcaatctaaATGCCCGTCAATGGATAAGTGGATAAAGATGTTATATTACATCCCAAGGAGTACTACTCaggtataaaaagaaatgaaataatgtttgtggcaatatggatgaaactggagaccactaacctgagtgaagtatctcaggagtaGAAAAccaccacacacactcacaagtAACTGGGTACCAAATGATGGGCACACACAGACATGAAGAGATGTAAAGACCACTGGAAACCAAGATGGGGGAGGGATAAAAACTCTCgggaggagggagtgagggataGAAACTACCTGTTGGGTACAAAGATCTCTTTACTGGTGGCAGGCATGCCGAAAGCTCCAGCTTAAGCATGATACAAgatatctatgtaacaaaaacatttgtactcccttaatattttgaaattgattttttttaatttttcaaaaaggaattaTGTATTCTGATAGGAACTATCAAATAGGGAGGACCTTGTAGCAATGGAAAGGGATAATTTCAGGGTCAAAGTAAGTCGTTGGGAAGGCGTGAAAATGGAATGTTGTTTTACATTCTAAGTTTGCATTACAGGcatcttcttttctgtttatacTCATGGTTAGTGCTTATACCACGTCAGTCAGGGTATGTGTGACTGCAGATACAGAAACCCTGACTCAGCTTGCTTGAACAGTTAGTTGGATTATGTCCAGTGAAAAGCCCCTGGGTACGGGCTGTGGCCAAGTCTTGGTCTAGCAGCTTGATGACTTCACGAAAGACTTAGCTTCTGTCCATCACTCTGCACTACTCAATAAAATGGCGGCTCTATTTAAAGCAGGCTCCCTTTGTGGTCTCAAGATGACTGCCAGCCGCTCTGGGGactatacagggtggccataaagttcttgtgcatttaaaatagtgtgcaattaaAAATTGCGTGCAAACTTAATGGCCACGCTATATGTCTCTTCATTATGTTCATCAAGAAAGACAGCATTCCACCATCCCCACAAAAGACTGAGATTCACTCTTACACTTGGCTAGGCCAGTGCCTGCCCTTAAATCAGTCTCTGCAGTCAAGAGCAAGGAATGTGCCAGATGGGACGCCAGAATGCCCTGGACTCCAACTGAAAAGCAAGGGCTGCAGGAAAGGAGAATTGGCACCCTCTATACGCATCCGATGGAAGTCACACTAAGTTACAACAGCAATAAACCCTCTCGGGTAAGTGTTGGAGGGAAATGGCGCATGTTAAACACACATGTCCTGGAATGGGCAAAAAGAGCATTTGGGAATGAGTTTACTTACTATTTGATGGGTAAgaaattatttccttgtttttttaagaggcaggttAATATAGGCCATCAGCTGTAACTAAGCTATAATGTCTTTAGATAGCGTGAGTTTTTGTTTCTCATATGTAAGCCAAGTTGAGTTGACAATTTAAGATGATAAAAACATACCTTCAAACCATGAAAATTAGGTTTACTAagttttatggggtacaagtaaTGCAGTCTAATTTGGCCCACTGGAGGGCAGTAGTTTCTGGACACCAGCCTACAATTTACAGCATGCTTTCAGGGTGACAGCGCTGGCTTCAGCAGTGGCTGCGAAGCCTCTGTGATAACGAAGGACATCATTAACATTTGCAGCATTGAAGCTTTCCGATCAATTGTTGGGGTTCAACCTTGTTCAGGTCTTAGTGAACCCCTCCCCCATGAACAGCCAGGGAATTCATGAGTACACAGACCTGCTTTTAGTCTGCCAGTATTTTCTTTAGTGGGATAATTCAAATTCCTTAGATTATGAGGCCATGGAATTATATAATGCTATAATTACTCCTGGCAAGAAATATCTGGACAGGCACCCTCTCCTGTAGCCTGTTCTGCCCCCTCTTGTAGTTCACTGAGCTACATGTGAGCCCCATGTGAGCAGGGATTCAAGATAAGAGTAAAGCACACTTCCTTGAGGACACACCCCCACGCCAACCTCTCTTGTTGAGACTCTGCTGCAGTCTGCTCTGATACAACAAAACACTACACCAGAGCAAGatccagcctccccagtaccgaCAGAGTGACAGACACCAACCAAATAAACCACTGGTCTGCTTCCTGCAATTTGTCCAAAATGGCAGCCTTGTTGAGAGAGACATCAAGGTTTGTCTCACTCATCCGACCTTGGGATGTGGTGTTACAGCAGACATGTCCTGTTTGGAGTCTTACTGACAATGCTTAGAGTTCTTTGTGCAAAGGAACGGAATGGATTAGCAGCTGGAGGGTGAACTGAGTCTTCGCTCATTTGACCACTAGCTTAGCGGCTCTGTGGGACCACTGCTGGGGAGGTGGTGCCATCTGCATGTTTTCCCCAGGTGGCAACAGATCAGCGTTCCATGGTAGGAACCTGTTGAGTGCCAAAaacctcatttcctttttttttttttttttattagagacagggtctcgtctgttgcccaggctggagtacagtagtgaGATCTTACCTCACTTCTAACCTCAACCTTtggctgggctcaagcaattcacctgcctcagcctcccatagtgctgggactacaggtgtgaggcaccatgcctagCCCAAGAATCTCATTTTCCTCTCCGGTTAGAAGTTTCTTTTCATGCTATTGACAGGGAAGACTGTTCTGTTGCATTTGAATGGGGGTGATAAAGTCAACTCAGTTATGACTGGCCGAGTCCAGCATGCACTGTCACCCTAAAGGTGCTATTAAGCTGCAAGCTAGATGCAGATGCAGTCTTGTCTGTGAAGAACTCACAGTCTACTTTGCTTTTAATTAACTCTAGAGACCTCATTCAACCTACATCTCTCCCTATCTTATATTGTCTTTTTATCTAATTTTCTTTCAATACAATAACccaaatagttttttcttttttcacctcCAATCATCTCTCCCTATCTTATATTGTCTTTTTATCTGATTTTCTTTCAATACAATAACccaaatagttttttcttttttcacctcCAATCATCATCCACAACTCAAACTGGTGCCCATGGGAAGAAATCTCTCCAGGTTGGTAActgtattattttttcccttcttgtaaGAAGATCACATCCCTCCCACTGCCATGTGACTTAAGAGTGTCTCCCCATAGGCAGAGTGTTGTCAGGCTTGCTCACTTGGCTGGGGCAGTGGCCTGGGAACAGAAGTGACAAAGGGCCAGTGTGGAGCACAGGTTTCCAGGTAGCTTAACGCTTTCTACCAGTTTCTGGCATTTTCCTCTGCCCTGAACCAAATAtggatttctctgtggatttggGTCCAAGAATGATAAGATATTGAGAAGACTTGTAGCCAACCTGTAGTCACCAAAATGTAATATAAACGAAAAGTAAAGAGATATTGTTATGGACCACTGAGATTCTTCGGATCATTTGTTACTGCAGCAGATCTGACTAATACAAATACCAAATCATAGTAAAATCAAATACCAATAATAAAAGCaagatataataaatataacaGCAACAATTCCCAGTCACCTTTAttcatataaaagtatattaaataaatatttcaatatatacAAATAGAACAATATTatctatataaatagaaaatccCCATAAAAATCCCctttaaaaaactatataaatatatataatgctGACCATAGAAGCTTTAAGTACCTTAAAATCATAAACTCTGTGTAGTTTGTTAGCGTAGTAGTCctataaaaatatagttagatctCAAATGTTTAATCATCACTGCTTAAAGTCAAAGTgctaaattctaaaatatattagaaagGTACCCAAAATAGAAGTCTCCTGTATTTAATACATTAAGTTTGCCAATGGTTTTAAACCCTCAAATGTAcccctaaaaaaaaacaaacaaaaaaccctaaacaCCATATTATAGACATACGTTACAAAGTCCTGGCAAAGTCCACTCAATTTCCATTTTACTTTCCCACACAGTTTGAAGTCAGCCTCTTGAAAGCTCTTCAGAAAGTCCACCCAGGACTTTTGAAggcatttgttcatttgtttttgcttgGGTGACCTGGTTTCTCCTTGAGTGCAGACTATATCTAAAGCATGATAATGTGCAAAGGTGCCATAGTGTTATAAAGGAAAACAATGTGGAATTGGTCGTACCGTTCATTACATTTCAAAGTGACTAATGCTGATGTCAAAACAAGAATGTTAATTGTAAAGAGATTGATGAACAGCTTTTTTTGAACCTAGTAGTCTTCCTGCGCCAAACTACTCAATCACTCATCTGTGTTTCCACATGTTCTCTTTAGAGTTCTCGGTCACAGTGCAATTCAGCACTTGCAGGAGTTGGCAGCTCCAACCGTGCTTCCTTTACGCAACGTTCAGTGGAGAGGTCTCCTTCCCACTCCTCCCTGCTCTTGCCTTTCTGCACTTGTGTAGAGACAGAAACAGGATGATGGTAAGGATGATGACCACGAACACCACTGCTCCAATGATGAAgaacatttctgaaaaataaaaggcacCAAGTCAGCTTGGCAAGCTCAAATCCCATTCCCCAGGGGGCAGCGTTGAGGGCATAACCCCAAATTTCACCATCCTGCTTTTGCACAATTTGAAATTGCTTTCTTCCACTCTTCCCACCACATTTAGATTAGGAAAGATTTGTCAAGCCCTTGACGTTTTAGGGCAATTGACAATGGCTAAAAGCATTTAATAGGCATTTAATAAACTGAATAATGTTCACAGAAAAAATTCACATAGTTGAAAGTAAGAACAggaatgttctataaaaccagtgtatggtgccccatgatcacattaatgtacacagctatgatttaataataaaaataaataaaatattatataaaaaaagtaaGAACAGGTATTGGAAGGAAATAGGTGGCTGAAAAAGTGATGCTGAGTTTGGTAGCAATGATGACAGTAGAGAGGAACCGTATGTGGTTGCAAAGAGGGCCACCAGACGCCAGGTGAAGAAGACACGATGACGGGTTGGTACAGCGAGAAGGCTTCATGGTGGAGGTGGCCTTTGAAATGTCTCTCTAAGGGCACATTTCAGCAGACAGAGAAGGGTCAGAAGCAGATGTGGCCGTGCACAAGGGCAGAATTAGAGCTGGGCTCTGGGACGACACACCTGGGGGCTGTGGGTAGCATGGGCCAGAGGAATGTAGGACAGAAAAAGAACCCGCTCCTGTCAAGGGCAATAAAGAGGAGGGGATGGTTtagttaaaagtattttaaaaggccaggtgcagtggcttataactgtaatcctagtactcttgaGAGGTCGAGGCAGGAccattgcttgagatcaggagttcttgagaccagcctgagcaagagcaaaaccctgtctctacccaaaatagaaaaaccaaccaaaaaaaaaaaaaaaaccactcatggtggtccatgcctgtagtcccagcttgggaggctggcgcagaagaattgcttgagcccaggagtttgaggttgctgtgagctatgatgatgatgccactgcactctaccctaggtgacagagcaagactcttgtctcccccccaaaacaaaaaaggtgttttaaaagttttaaaatctcaCCTCAGCAAGAAGCTAAATCTCATCTTAGCAAGGAGCTAGGTCATCATTACTTTCCTCAGACTCTTTTGTTCCCCAGAAGTACTCAAAGCACTTTCTCTATAAAGCCTGCAGGGAGACTCACAGGCTTTCAGCCTCATGCTCCCATCCAAACGCCCACAGGACTTGGGCTTAGCAATCATTCCTTACCCTGATGTGTACACAAGGGTGTACACACACATCAGCCATAGGCACACGCATGCATGTTGGTATATTTGATATACCCGATCCTTTCCCTGGATGGGTTATGGCCCAGTCACAAACATCTATCAAGGGCTGTTGCAGCTGGTCCAGAACCACCCTCTCCCACCAACATGGATCcaaatttaagaatgaaaaatgccCAGAGAAATCTGTGACTTGATGCTAAATCCTAAACTGTTTAGGATTGTGTATCCAGCACTCAACAGAGAGTTTGGCACATGGTCATATGGGGAacaataattagaaatatttctAGATGcttaaaatcttaaaagtaccaaaagcaaaaccaaaaaaacccaaggCAGTTTATCCTTGAATAGCTAACAAAACAAATCTGTCCCGGCCCTGCGGGTGAAGCTGGTCCTCTGAAGGCACCCAGGCCTCCCAGACAAGCGACAGGCCGAGCCACTCACCTCTGGATTCCCCTTTCCCTTGGCTGGTGCACTCAATGGGGCTCTCTGGACTCTTCTGGTTAGCTCTTCGGGATGGAATCACAGCCTGAACATTGAAACAGTAGTTCTCTCCTTTATCCACATCAACCAAGAACTCATTAGTGTTTGTCTTGGCTGTTTTCTGTGAAAAGATAAAGAGTTCATAATTCATCTGGGCTCAGAGTGAATTCTTTCCCCTTTAGTAAGTCACTGTGGCAGTAAAAACTTAGTCTGTAAGCAAAGCCTACAGAGACACCCGTGACATGTGAGGATTAGAAGTGACTTGGCTGATCAGTTCTGATCACTGCTAAAAATGCCTTTTCCAAGACTGTAAATATTCCAGTTAGCAGTGATGAACAAGGAAGTATTAATCactgaatagaaaacaaattttgtGGGGCAGTGggtatggctcagtgggtagggcgcaggccccatatactgagaaaccgagggtggcgggttcgaacccaaccctggccaaactgcaacaacaacaaaaaaatagctggatggtggtgggcacctatagtcccagctactctggaggctgaggcaagagaattgcctaagctggaggttgtgagctgtgacaccacagcactctaccaagggcgacaaagtgagactgtctctaaaaaaaaagaaaataaattttgtgtcTGAGATCCTCTACAGAGGAGAATGTGAGACCTGATGGGAGATGATATGGCCCAGCCCCTTGACTGAGGACCCTGGGCCTCTGAGAGGGTCCTACCCAAAGTCACAAAGCAGCTCGGGGTCACAGGTGGAACCAGAACCTGCCGTCTGCCCCTCTGCCCCCAAGCAGGCTACCCCTCCCACTCCACCACACCACCACACCACCCTCTCCACAAGCCTCGTTCTAGTTTGAACTGGGGAAGAAGTGGGCTGCGAAACCAAGCAACCATCATCATTTAAAACAAGTCATGAGAACATGAAAGAATTCTCACCTTTCCTGTACTTGACGCTTTCCAATAGTAAAGTGTGTAATTTAAGTCCTTGCCAAAAACATCCCGGAGGCTCAGGAATGTGCCGTTCCTTCTGACTAAGGTCCGCGCGTCTTGTACTGTCACGTTCAGTTTTGTCCCTACTTGTTCGTAACTCTGAATTGCTGGTTGTCCAATGTTGGCTGAAACAAAGGAAATAACCTTGGTGGAACCAAAGAAATGTTCACGAAGTAAAACCCTACTTAATTATCACAGTTAACAACTTATCTCTCCTAAAACACCTGCATTGAGTCAAATCCCTGACAGTAGGAGGCTCCAGAGCTAAATCTCAGACCCTAAGGTTCTATGGCATCTCGTCCCATGTCCAGTGGAAACACAGTAGGAGCCACAGACCTAATTTTAAAGTTCCTTGTAGTTACATTAGAAAAACCAAAAAGGAACAGATGGAATTAATTTTAATGGTGTACTTTATTTAACCAAGAACAGTTGAGCCTTGAACGCCAGGGATTTAAGCTGCACAGGTCCACTTAGACACAGATACCTTTCAATAACATTTACACCAAGTGTGCCTGCCTCTCCTGCCACCGGTGACAGCAAAACTAACCCCTCcgttcccctcctcttcctcggCCCACTCAGCACGAAAATGATGAGGACCTTTATGGCGATCCACTTCCTCTTAACGAATAGTAAATATATcgaatagaaaacaaattttgtGTCTGAGATCCTCTACCGAGGGAGGATCTGTTTTCTCttgcttatgattttctttttatttatttagacaaaggtattttttaaatatggagaaTGTGCTTACACGTAATTTTGTTCAGTTGCTTGAGGGAACATGTGGTTGGTTCAGAGTCAGAGATTAGCGACTATCCTAAAACACTGTAACAGGTAGAACAGCTaagaatgacatttttttttttattgttaggtaatcgttgagggtacaatgaaccaggttacactgcttgcaattgtaaggtaaagtccctcttataattgtatacttaagattttcttttctctagcctCCTTTGTTGGAAGGATAtgttatataacatatatatacacacatatatacatattaacaTATGAAGTATCTGTTAATTGACTATTATCAGTAAGTTTCAACAGTAGGCTATGAGTAGTCAAATttggggggagtcaaaagttgTACTTCAAGAGGTTGTCACCCCTAATCCCAGCTGTACATATCTggaatattatcattttaacatgTAATCTGTATCTTTCAAGACCTAGTATGTATTTCGGCATTAGCACCGTGTTGACTGCTCAGTAGCCACCTGTGGGTTGTGGCTACTGTAGTGAGCGGAGCAGGAGTGCACATTCTAGGTATTTAGAGCTGTGGGCAAGTCCAGGAAATGTCCTTGGGACCACAAGGAACTGGTTTTAACCGCTGGGTCTCTGTAATATTAGGCTCATTATTTCGTGTGCTTTAGTTGAATGACAGTAAAACAAACACCAGTTCTGTAAGTTACAGGGCAAAACGTGTGTGTGTACAAACaacataaatacacaaaatattttctaccttgCACCAACAATGGATGTGAGTGGCTTATAAAAAActcaagaaagaaaatcacaaggaTGTCATCAACTGGGAGAAGAACGAACGTCAGTGACCCTGCAAAGTCACTAGAGGTGACGGTCAATGCTTCCATTCTCCAGGCCTGTGCCTGGAGTCACACAGGTAGGTGCACCAGAGGGGAATGCCTGTGTGAAGGCAGCGGCTCGCCTGGAGAGGCCCCCATGTCAGCCCTCAAAGCGGGTACTGGAGGAGAATGGCCCCTCCTCACCCCCCAACCTCAAGAAATTGCTCTCCCCACCGGGCTGTCGGAGGGGTTAACATAGAAACTCCAGTAGCACAACACTCATTCTAACCAGCCCGCCTTACACCACGAGCTCAGTTCACTCTTCCCACTGTTGCTAcatgtttttatgtaaaatactTAGCTCAGAACTGCAGTTGTGACAAATGAATTTAAATCTCCTAACAGACGCGAATTCCCTGCATTCCCTCATCAGATCCCAGGGTGACCTTACGGGGGCAAAGGCGCAGGAGGAACATATTCCACGTTTCCAAGAGCAACATGAGGGAGGCAGGCTGAGAGCTGGGCAGGTGCTGATCCATCATGAGACTCAAATCTCAGTCAAGTGACTGGAAAAGATCAGGGAGCCTAATTATGAGCTCAGAGGAAAACCGGGTTTTCCCCAGGGCTGTGTGACTGTGAAAAATCCTAAAGTGTAGCTGAGCGCCGTAGCTTAATGGTTAGATCTCTGCCCTTGCCAACCAGGCACTGAGTTTGACCCTTGCCTGggcctgatttaaaaaaaaaaaaaaaaaaaaaaaatcttaaaataggaTTTTTGGTCTGATGataggacaaaaatttagcatcTATTGTATActagggctgtcc includes these proteins:
- the F3 gene encoding tissue factor isoform X1, which encodes MEIPAWTPVRRPQAAGARTLLLGWVLLQVVGAAGTTETVVAYNLTWKSTNFKTILEWEPKPINHVYTVQISTKLGDWKNKCFHTTDTECDLTDEIAQNVKQTYLARVLSYPEGDVDAVGSTGEPPFQNAPEFTPYLETNIGQPAIQSYEQVGTKLNVTVQDARTLVRRNGTFLSLRDVFGKDLNYTLYYWKASSTGKKTAKTNTNEFLVDVDKGENYCFNVQAVIPSRRANQKSPESPIECTSQGKGESREMFFIIGAVVFVVIILTIILFLSLHKCRKARAGRSGKETSPLNVA